A single window of Fibrobacter succinogenes DNA harbors:
- a CDS encoding radical SAM/SPASM domain-containing protein yields MNVEQVNQHLIGEDLVYHYYRMQSEPIRYLSLGIEITDKCNAKCGICYQSAGIHNSCVIDVNVAKKCIREAASSSCMGSRFHAVGGEAFLYPDVLFPLFEEAKASGFTEISATTNCFWAKTEKNADAICARMKNSGVTLLEISWDFWHAQHNSAECINNCLIYCRKYGIRTNLRFLTTKSHSIEEALKMLDPFAVRHACQISSSNVTPSGRAVEVLPREEFYGDAHGIDGMCADGLVLTINSYGEAYPCCAGFDTCRDCNFGNINDSSIIDIMDNMNSDPMLRQLVFLGPKSYYKILTDCGCNVPEENRFVSRCDFCHFIFSNENRTNIIRTHFEKLQQESIEKAIAVLEKKLSTKGSKNE; encoded by the coding sequence ATGAATGTAGAACAAGTAAATCAGCATTTGATTGGTGAAGATCTTGTATACCATTATTATCGTATGCAATCGGAACCAATTCGATATCTAAGTTTAGGTATTGAAATTACAGATAAATGTAATGCTAAATGTGGAATATGTTATCAATCTGCAGGAATCCACAATAGTTGTGTTATTGATGTAAATGTTGCAAAAAAATGTATTCGTGAAGCGGCTTCAAGTTCCTGTATGGGATCTCGTTTTCATGCTGTGGGTGGTGAGGCTTTTCTATATCCTGATGTACTTTTCCCATTGTTTGAAGAAGCTAAAGCATCCGGTTTTACAGAAATATCTGCGACTACGAATTGCTTTTGGGCAAAAACGGAAAAAAATGCAGATGCCATATGCGCAAGAATGAAAAATTCTGGCGTGACACTCCTTGAAATATCATGGGATTTTTGGCATGCTCAGCATAACTCTGCTGAATGTATTAACAACTGCTTGATATATTGCCGAAAATATGGTATCCGCACTAATCTTCGTTTTCTAACAACGAAAAGTCATAGCATTGAAGAAGCCTTAAAAATGTTAGATCCATTCGCCGTGCGTCATGCATGTCAGATTTCTTCAAGTAATGTAACGCCTTCTGGAAGAGCTGTTGAGGTACTACCAAGAGAGGAATTTTACGGTGATGCTCACGGAATTGATGGTATGTGTGCCGATGGCTTGGTGCTTACGATCAACAGTTATGGTGAAGCTTATCCTTGCTGTGCAGGTTTTGATACTTGCCGTGATTGTAACTTTGGTAATATCAATGATTCCTCTATCATCGATATTATGGACAACATGAATTCAGATCCCATGCTAAGGCAGCTCGTTTTTCTAGGACCAAAATCTTACTATAAGATTTTAACGGATTGTGGTTGCAATGTTCCTGAAGAAAATCGATTTGTTAGTCGTTGTGACTTTTGCCATTTCATTTTTTCTAATGAAAACAGGACTAACATTATAAGGACGCATTTTGAAAAGCTTCAACAAGAATCTATAGAAAAAGCTATTGCTGTATTAGAAAAAAAATTATCTACAAAGGGGTCAAAGAATGAATAA
- a CDS encoding excalibur calcium-binding domain-containing protein, protein MPITNVARVSVWNEAKGFGFAEANGKKYFVHRSALGPISRNPKVGDTIVVTKFEETPKGPRITSGVLEGVPLKQFHEKRTAYVPGYYRKRKLKFALAIFLIAIPAMLFTYCQEHSFGQKTSQSAIVPTPKNVNRGTESRFHCDGRTHCSQMNSYEEALFFLRNCPGVQMDGDGDGKPCERQFGK, encoded by the coding sequence ATGCCTATAACAAATGTTGCGAGAGTTTCTGTTTGGAATGAAGCCAAAGGTTTTGGCTTTGCTGAGGCTAATGGGAAAAAATATTTTGTTCACCGAAGTGCTTTAGGTCCAATTTCGCGTAACCCTAAAGTCGGCGATACAATTGTTGTGACGAAATTTGAAGAAACACCGAAAGGTCCTCGTATAACATCAGGTGTGCTGGAAGGGGTTCCGTTAAAGCAGTTTCATGAAAAGCGGACTGCGTACGTGCCAGGCTATTATCGCAAGCGTAAGCTGAAGTTTGCTTTAGCAATTTTCTTAATTGCGATTCCGGCAATGTTGTTTACATATTGCCAGGAACATTCATTCGGTCAAAAAACATCTCAATCTGCAATTGTTCCTACCCCTAAAAATGTAAATCGTGGAACCGAATCCAGATTCCATTGCGATGGACGTACACATTGCAGCCAAATGAATAGTTATGAAGAAGCATTATTCTTTTTAAGAAATTGCCCTGGAGTTCAAATGGATGGCGACGGTGACGGCAAACCCTGTGAACGCCAGTTTGGAAAGTAG
- a CDS encoding glucokinase, which yields MEIKWLNPDAKFDRLVLAGDIGGTNTNLGLVGYKDGKFTLILETVCPSQCIEGLDTPIRETLKAAIENRADLKPSHICISAAGPVANNKCVMTNLPWCVDGDAITNATGIPTLVINDFMAISYGIPTLDVDDPNQILKFKHTDGSEPKPQATTKAVIGPGTGMGVGFLAFDGEKYIPACSEGGHSTFAPFDKESQDFRDYMEKRIGTVPGVEPLVSGMGLAHLYEWWRDTKGVPQNEAFKKIEETDWHDRPKYISRASDTDPVAAEMMRMFVKMLARFASDACTLFLPLGGFYLAGGTVQKDLRWLERDNLFMTWFEKNYNPNIRPLLNKIPVYLIKDYSISLYGAANASLNLQK from the coding sequence ATGGAAATTAAATGGCTTAATCCCGATGCTAAGTTTGACCGTCTTGTTTTGGCGGGTGATATCGGTGGTACGAATACGAATCTTGGTCTTGTTGGCTACAAAGATGGCAAGTTTACGCTCATTCTCGAAACCGTTTGCCCGAGCCAGTGCATTGAAGGGCTCGATACCCCGATCCGCGAAACGCTCAAGGCTGCTATCGAAAACCGCGCCGATTTGAAGCCGTCCCACATCTGCATCAGTGCAGCAGGCCCCGTTGCTAACAACAAGTGCGTCATGACGAACCTCCCGTGGTGCGTTGACGGCGATGCCATCACCAATGCAACCGGTATCCCGACGCTCGTGATTAACGACTTTATGGCCATTAGCTATGGCATCCCGACTCTGGATGTCGATGACCCGAATCAGATTCTCAAGTTCAAGCATACCGACGGAAGTGAACCGAAGCCGCAGGCTACAACGAAGGCCGTGATTGGCCCAGGTACCGGCATGGGCGTTGGCTTCCTCGCATTTGACGGCGAAAAGTACATCCCGGCTTGCTCCGAAGGTGGCCATTCTACGTTCGCCCCGTTCGACAAGGAATCCCAGGACTTCCGCGACTACATGGAAAAGCGCATCGGCACCGTGCCGGGCGTCGAACCGCTCGTCTCTGGCATGGGCCTTGCTCACCTCTATGAATGGTGGCGCGACACCAAGGGCGTTCCGCAGAATGAAGCCTTCAAGAAAATTGAAGAAACCGATTGGCATGACCGCCCGAAGTACATCAGCCGCGCAAGCGACACCGATCCGGTCGCTGCCGAAATGATGCGCATGTTCGTGAAGATGCTTGCCCGCTTCGCCAGCGACGCCTGCACGTTGTTCCTCCCGCTGGGTGGTTTCTACCTCGCCGGTGGTACGGTGCAGAAAGACCTCCGCTGGCTTGAACGCGATAACTTGTTCATGACCTGGTTCGAAAAGAACTACAATCCGAACATCCGCCCGCTCTTGAACAAGATCCCGGTGTACCTCATCAAGGATTACAGCATTAGTTTGTACGGTGCTGCTAATGCAAGTTTGAATTTGCAGAAGTAA
- a CDS encoding ribonuclease R family protein gives MAKELPSEEQIIAILRDEPMVGSQLRSALGLPKKQKMAFKQLLADMIERGVLKRSAHKEYQLGDGEPLEDKREKRRKKLAEQGVEDNRRPGARSRRQTEKDSGTRVKRGILHQTGDEDWEVTELDTGKVYEMCHRRQAPGKEGETISFTLYPHPKLKHSYLAKVDRSAELNNVSWDEVKKQFMEESNLPKGFSPAIEKYVASISDPTEKDFKGRVDYRNLDILCIDPEGAMDHDDAISVERTANGGYKLGVHIADVSYYVPEGSDLDEEALERSYTQYLPWTAVPMLPEKLSSGVCSLHEGVDRCAFTCMMELDKHANVLSWDFHRSVVKITKGITYQQAVQMMEAGDDSIKALAEVTALLKQNRTKEGLLEFQTTEYGCKFDENGEPVKIVPREHDESNSWVEECMLIANNCCAKELKQRKLQGIYRIHEAPDTKDIMELYYMYPDLFKDAPVMLRDLGKPRSGDTNLNPTAFKLYEHLVKRAQGDETLTNRILRSMQKAHYDSNSFGHFALNWQDYSHFTSPIRRYADLWCHRELARKGKEIDAERVNSVIEVCDLISANEIKNMKVERIAIKVCSCWILKSRIGDSFEANVTGIEEWGIYVSIDDPIAEGLVRYRDITGDDFYVFNPDQGLAYGKRSGRTFRRGDKVMVQLLRVDPLRGQADFSITEKLSPEPKKRRSREDTERDIRNFNERADRAAAAEALGYVSQPDDDDEFDEPEYISGGRRGRQDFDGPIFERTGRDARGHKGLRKGRDDFRDSRDSREDRRFDKRGKHGSEKRGGRDSRDFGEGFHVASEPREARRGRRSSEKGRGRSSRGGRRGR, from the coding sequence ATGGCTAAAGAATTACCGAGCGAAGAACAAATTATTGCAATCCTTCGTGACGAACCCATGGTAGGGAGCCAGCTCCGTAGCGCTCTCGGCCTCCCGAAAAAACAGAAAATGGCTTTTAAGCAGCTCCTCGCCGACATGATTGAGCGTGGTGTTTTAAAGCGTTCTGCGCACAAGGAATATCAATTGGGCGATGGTGAACCGCTCGAAGACAAGCGTGAAAAGCGCCGCAAGAAACTTGCGGAACAGGGCGTCGAAGACAACCGCCGTCCGGGCGCTCGCAGCCGCCGTCAGACCGAAAAGGATTCCGGCACACGCGTGAAGCGCGGCATTCTGCACCAGACCGGTGACGAAGACTGGGAAGTAACCGAACTCGATACGGGCAAAGTCTATGAAATGTGCCACCGCAGGCAGGCTCCGGGCAAGGAAGGCGAGACGATTAGCTTTACGCTTTATCCGCATCCGAAGCTCAAGCATAGCTATTTGGCGAAGGTGGACCGTTCCGCTGAGTTGAACAACGTAAGTTGGGATGAAGTTAAAAAGCAGTTTATGGAAGAAAGCAATCTTCCCAAAGGTTTCAGCCCAGCTATTGAAAAATACGTAGCATCTATTTCGGATCCGACCGAAAAGGATTTCAAGGGTCGCGTCGATTACCGCAATCTCGACATTCTTTGCATCGACCCCGAAGGCGCCATGGACCACGACGATGCCATTAGCGTGGAACGCACAGCAAATGGCGGCTACAAGCTCGGCGTGCATATTGCCGACGTGAGCTACTATGTGCCCGAAGGATCTGACCTCGACGAAGAAGCGCTCGAAAGAAGTTATACGCAATATTTGCCGTGGACGGCAGTGCCGATGCTCCCGGAAAAGCTTTCCAGCGGTGTTTGCAGTTTGCACGAAGGCGTGGACCGTTGCGCATTCACTTGCATGATGGAACTGGACAAGCACGCCAATGTGCTCTCTTGGGATTTCCACCGCAGTGTCGTAAAAATTACGAAGGGAATCACGTACCAGCAGGCCGTGCAGATGATGGAAGCTGGCGACGACTCCATCAAGGCTCTTGCCGAAGTCACAGCGCTCCTCAAGCAGAACCGCACCAAGGAAGGTTTGCTCGAATTCCAGACAACGGAATATGGCTGCAAGTTCGACGAGAATGGCGAACCGGTCAAAATTGTACCGCGCGAACACGATGAATCGAATTCCTGGGTCGAAGAATGCATGCTTATTGCAAACAACTGCTGCGCCAAGGAACTCAAGCAGCGCAAGCTGCAAGGCATTTACCGTATCCATGAAGCGCCGGACACCAAGGACATCATGGAACTGTACTACATGTACCCGGATCTGTTCAAGGATGCTCCGGTGATGTTGCGTGATTTAGGCAAGCCGCGCAGCGGCGATACGAACTTGAACCCGACAGCATTCAAGCTGTACGAACATTTGGTGAAGCGCGCCCAGGGTGACGAAACGCTCACGAACCGCATTTTGCGCAGTATGCAGAAGGCTCATTACGATAGCAACAGCTTTGGGCACTTCGCCTTGAACTGGCAAGATTACAGCCACTTCACCTCGCCGATCCGCCGTTACGCAGACCTTTGGTGCCATCGTGAACTGGCGCGCAAGGGCAAGGAAATCGATGCCGAACGCGTGAACAGCGTGATTGAAGTTTGCGACTTGATTTCGGCAAACGAAATCAAGAACATGAAGGTAGAACGCATCGCCATCAAGGTGTGCAGCTGCTGGATTTTGAAGAGCCGCATTGGCGATAGCTTCGAAGCAAATGTAACGGGCATCGAAGAATGGGGCATTTACGTTTCCATCGACGATCCGATTGCAGAAGGTCTTGTGCGTTACCGCGATATCACGGGCGACGACTTCTACGTATTCAATCCGGACCAAGGCCTTGCTTACGGAAAGCGTAGCGGTCGCACCTTCCGCCGTGGCGACAAGGTGATGGTGCAGTTGTTGCGCGTGGACCCGTTGCGCGGCCAGGCAGACTTCAGCATCACAGAAAAGCTGAGCCCTGAACCGAAGAAACGCCGCAGCCGCGAAGATACCGAACGCGACATTCGCAATTTCAATGAACGCGCAGACCGCGCCGCAGCCGCCGAAGCACTCGGCTATGTGAGCCAGCCAGATGACGATGACGAATTCGACGAACCGGAATACATTTCTGGCGGTCGCCGTGGGCGTCAGGATTTTGACGGTCCAATCTTTGAACGCACCGGTCGCGATGCCCGCGGTCATAAGGGACTCCGCAAGGGCCGCGACGATTTCCGAGACTCTCGCGATAGCCGTGAAGATCGCCGTTTCGACAAGCGCGGAAAACACGGTTCTGAAAAGCGCGGAGGTCGCGATTCCCGTGATTTCGGAGAAGGATTCCATGTAGCCAGCGAACCGCGCGAAGCAAGACGTGGCCGCAGATCTAGCGAAAAAGGTCGCGGACGCAGCAGCCGCGGAGGCCGCAGAGGAAGATAG
- a CDS encoding type II toxin-antitoxin system HicA family toxin: MKFKEICDYAKKRGWELGRISGDHHIFVKQGKRPVPIQRNKHEIEGVYLKRILKQFDQ, encoded by the coding sequence ATGAAGTTTAAAGAAATCTGTGACTACGCAAAAAAAAGAGGCTGGGAATTAGGGCGAATCAGCGGCGATCACCACATATTCGTGAAGCAAGGCAAGCGACCCGTTCCCATACAACGAAACAAGCACGAGATAGAAGGCGTCTATCTCAAGCGCATCTTGAAACAATTTGACCAGTAG
- a CDS encoding 1-acyl-sn-glycerol-3-phosphate acyltransferase: MRAILALLYYVVVFGIMLIAGIPYTLYCGLRGHWEDCTKVCTFAFRNIIFKIFGIKVSVEGAENIPNEKGYVIVANHQSFLDINVIWHSITPAAFMAKASLWKAPVFGWVLDRTGSIPIHKNPRMNAGLGKHLKKRFEQNYNIAVFPEGHRSEDGHMFKFQNGIFRLAKEQHFSILPVTFINTGKILPKVKWAVYSGEVKMIIHPLIRYEDYAEKPMAELRDETHDLIESVMPYKQAELAAAKAAENATESAATENKEV; the protein is encoded by the coding sequence ATGCGCGCTATTCTTGCTTTACTTTACTATGTCGTTGTCTTTGGCATTATGCTCATCGCGGGTATCCCGTACACCCTTTACTGCGGTCTCCGCGGCCATTGGGAAGATTGCACCAAAGTTTGCACTTTTGCCTTCAGGAATATCATTTTCAAGATTTTCGGAATCAAGGTTTCCGTTGAAGGGGCCGAAAACATCCCGAACGAAAAGGGCTATGTCATTGTCGCAAACCACCAGAGCTTTTTGGACATCAACGTTATTTGGCATTCCATTACGCCGGCGGCATTCATGGCAAAGGCAAGTCTCTGGAAAGCTCCTGTATTTGGCTGGGTTTTGGACCGCACCGGAAGTATCCCAATCCACAAGAATCCTCGCATGAACGCAGGTCTTGGTAAGCACCTCAAAAAACGTTTCGAACAAAACTACAACATTGCCGTATTCCCCGAAGGCCACCGCAGCGAAGACGGGCACATGTTCAAGTTCCAAAATGGAATTTTCCGCTTGGCAAAAGAACAGCATTTTTCCATTTTACCTGTTACATTTATTAACACTGGAAAGATCCTCCCGAAGGTCAAGTGGGCGGTCTATTCTGGCGAAGTGAAGATGATTATTCATCCGCTTATCCGTTACGAAGATTACGCTGAAAAACCGATGGCAGAACTCCGCGACGAAACACACGATTTGATTGAATCCGTCATGCCGTACAAGCAGGCGGAACTTGCCGCCGCCAAAGCTGCAGAAAATGCAACAGAAAGCGCGGCAACTGAAAACAAGGAGGTTTAA
- a CDS encoding type II toxin-antitoxin system HicB family antitoxin translates to MNYAAKIEKDKDMGFVVSFPDLPNVNAFGDTQEEALRQAKDALDGAMECDLDLGNTMILPKTMPDTDKGLYPVELSPRIEIAYKLFEARRGQKKSEVARRANITPQAYQRFETPKGSPSIETLYKLAHALGKQLVIEFV, encoded by the coding sequence ATGAATTACGCAGCGAAAATAGAGAAAGACAAGGACATGGGCTTCGTAGTTTCGTTCCCCGACCTGCCCAACGTGAACGCATTCGGCGACACGCAGGAGGAGGCTCTCAGGCAGGCGAAGGACGCGCTGGACGGTGCGATGGAATGCGACCTGGATCTTGGCAATACGATGATTCTCCCTAAGACAATGCCCGACACCGACAAGGGCCTCTACCCGGTCGAACTTTCCCCGCGGATTGAAATTGCGTATAAACTATTCGAAGCCCGCAGGGGCCAAAAGAAAAGCGAGGTGGCGCGTCGCGCAAACATCACCCCGCAGGCTTACCAACGTTTTGAGACTCCAAAAGGCTCGCCATCCATCGAGACGCTCTACAAACTGGCGCATGCCCTCGGCAAGCAGCTCGTAATCGAGTTCGTGTAA